A region from the Dendropsophus ebraccatus isolate aDenEbr1 chromosome 1, aDenEbr1.pat, whole genome shotgun sequence genome encodes:
- the LOC138786647 gene encoding olfactory receptor 5G26-like, whose product MRNTVNDTTIAHFILLGLTKDYGLQSVLFVLFLIIYVCSFLSNFFLMVLISVSHNLYTPMYFFLSHLSFVDLCYSSTITPKMLVDLTSETKSIPSLGCAVQMFAFAMFATSESFLVTSMAYDRYVAICQPLRYHSIMSKSTCWGLVSGTYFSSFLASVSHTITVFEFPLCGSNEINHFYCDIPPLLKLTCAHSYIRKIVVLSMALIMGVVSFFVILMSYVLIIYNILGIHSKAGQHKAFSTCASHLTVVISFYSTVFGIYFRPSLGLNSDSVDKIFSIFYTVASPLLNPIIYSFKNAEIKRAVINILGKN is encoded by the coding sequence ATGAGGAACACTGTGAACGACACAACTATTGCTCACTTTATTTTGTTAGGCCTAACCAAGGACTATGGCCTTCAGTCAGTCCTCTTTGTCTTATTTTTAATCATTTATGTATGTTCCTTCTTGAGCAACTTTTTTTTGATGGTTTTGATATCAGTGAGCCATAATCTTTACACCCCTATGTACTTCTTCCTCAGCCATTTGTCTTTTGTAGACCTATGTTACTCCTCAACTATTACACCCAAGATGCTGGTAGACCTGACTTCCGAGACCAAGTCTATTCCATCCTTAGGCTGCGCTGTTCAAATGTTTGCATTTGCCATGTTTGCTACATCTGAGAGCTTCTTGGTTACTTCAATGGCATATGACCGGTACGTTGCGATTTGCCAGCCGCTTAGGTATCATAGCATTATGAGCAAGTCTACATGTTGGGGTTTGGTATCTGGAACTTATTTTAGCAGCTTCCTGGCATCTGTCTCTCATACTATTACTGTTTTTGAATTCCCTTTATGTGGTTCCAATGAGATCAATCACTTCTACTGTGATATCCCCCCACTCCTGAAACTCACATGTGCTCATTCATACATCCGAAAAATTGTAGTCCTCTCAATGGCTCTGATAATGGGGGTTGTTTCCTTTTTTGTGATTCTGATGTCCTACGTGTTAATAATATATAACATTTTGGGAATTCATTCAAAAGCTGGACAACACAAAGCATTTTCCACTTGTGCTTCCCACCTTACTGTTGTTATCTCTTTCTATAGCACCGTTTTTGGAATTTATTTCCGGCCAAGCTTAGGGCTGAATTCAGACAGTGTGGACAagattttctctattttttacaCAGTGGCCTCACCATTATTGAACCCTATTATCTATAGTTTTAAAAATGCTGAAATTAAAAGGGCAGTGATAAATATTTTAGGTAAAAACTAA